Genomic window (Acidobacteriota bacterium):
GGCTTTTCGATGGGATCGAAGAGAGTTCGTATGTCTATTTCGTCCACGGTTTCTACGTCGAACGTGGGTCCGATACGACCGCGAAGTGTCTTTACGGCTGCGAGTTCTCGGCGGCTGTCGAACACGCGAACTTCTTCGCGACGCAGTTTCATCCGGAGAAATCCGGCGGCACGGGAGCGAAGATCCTGGCGAATTTCTTGTCGATCGAGGTTTAGCGCGCCGCGCGTCTCACTGCTTTTCGCGGCTTTCGCGGGCAGGAAATTGCCCGGGAGGTTTTAGGTAATGGAGATTATTCCCGCAATTGATCTCATCGACGGCCGCTGCGTGCGGCTCGCACAGGGTGATTTTGACCGCGAGACGATTTACAGCGACGACCCGGTCGAGGTAGCTTTGTCGTTCGAGGCCAACGGCTTCGAACGATTGCATATGGTCGATCTTGACGGTGCGAAACGCGGGCGACTCGCGAATCTCGCCGTTCTCGAGCGCGTTGCCGACGCGACGAATCTGACGATCGATTTCGGAGGCGGAATCAAAACCGACGCCGACGTGCAAAGCGTCTTTGACGCCGGTGCGGCGATCGCGGCCGTTGGGAGCGTTGCCGTCAAATCGCCCGAATTGTTCGGCGGCTGGCTCGAACGGTTCGGCGGTGAGCGGATTCTGCTCGGTGCGGATGTCCGCGGACGAAATCTCGCGATCAACGGCTGGCAGACCGAGACCGAGATCGAAGTGATCGGATTTCTTCGAAGCTGGGTCGGCCGAGGCGCGAAAATGGCGTTCGTCACCGATATTGCCAAGGACGGATTGCTTCAAGGGCCGTCGGTAAAATTGTACGGCGAAATCATTGAAGCGATTCCGAAACTCGAACTGATCGCTTCGGGCGGCGTTTCGTCGAATGCCGATCTGAAGGCGCTCGAAGCGATCGGCTGCCGCTCCGCGATCGTTGGAAAAGCCCTGTACGAAGGTGCGCTGAGTTTCGCCCTAAAGCGGCCGGACGCCGCGAACGAAACCGCCTGAACGTGTAACTTAGAACTCGCAATGCTTGCAAAACGAATAATTCCCTGTCTTGACGTCAAAGACGGCCGCACCGTCAAGGGCACGAACTTCGCCGATCTGCGCGACGCCGGCGACGCCGTTGAACTCGCTCGTTCGTATTGCGCGCGCGGCGCGGACGAACTTGTCTTTCTCGACATCACGGCAACCAACGAAAAACGACGGACGCTCGCCGGTCTCGTCAAACGCGTCGCCGCCGAACTGAACATTCCGTTTACTGTCGGCGGTGGCATCAACTCGATCGCCGACATCGAGATACTGCTGGCGTCGGGGGCCGACAAGGTTTCGATAAACACGGCGGCGGTCAAAGATCCGGAATTGCTGACCGAAGCGGCGAACCGATTCGGATCGCAATGCGTCGTGCTCGCAATCGACGCCAAGCCCGCCGGCGCCGATTGGAAGGTTTTTCTGAACGGCGGGCGGGTCGCCACCGAACTCGATGCGGTCGATTGGGCGAAGCGCGGCGCGTCTCTCGGAGCAGGCGAGATCCTGTTGACCT
Coding sequences:
- the hisA gene encoding 1-(5-phosphoribosyl)-5-[(5-phosphoribosylamino)methylideneamino]imidazole-4-carboxamide isomerase, which produces MEIIPAIDLIDGRCVRLAQGDFDRETIYSDDPVEVALSFEANGFERLHMVDLDGAKRGRLANLAVLERVADATNLTIDFGGGIKTDADVQSVFDAGAAIAAVGSVAVKSPELFGGWLERFGGERILLGADVRGRNLAINGWQTETEIEVIGFLRSWVGRGAKMAFVTDIAKDGLLQGPSVKLYGEIIEAIPKLELIASGGVSSNADLKALEAIGCRSAIVGKALYEGALSFALKRPDAANETA
- the hisF gene encoding imidazole glycerol phosphate synthase subunit HisF, whose product is MLAKRIIPCLDVKDGRTVKGTNFADLRDAGDAVELARSYCARGADELVFLDITATNEKRRTLAGLVKRVAAELNIPFTVGGGINSIADIEILLASGADKVSINTAAVKDPELLTEAANRFGSQCVVLAIDAKPAGADWKVFLNGGRVATELDAVDWAKRGASLGAGEILLTSMAADGTRNGFEIELTRRVSEAVKVPVIASGGAGTMQHFAEVFTDGKADAALAASIFHFGEIGIPELKSFLASRGIEVRGQR